A region from the Brassica napus cultivar Da-Ae chromosome C8, Da-Ae, whole genome shotgun sequence genome encodes:
- the LOC106427810 gene encoding uncharacterized protein LOC106427810 isoform X1, with protein sequence MTSIPGTDNLTWSDEQTRFFLQLRLDDNLKGNIRKQMVNEAGRQAIIDKFYEAFGVKIPWRKFGIKYNTCKKQYESFKKLTRNRTGLGFDSTGFINMSEDWWNERCKEWPGARKFKDKPIANMDLMEKVFGTVYISGGEGWSAQQGEDVLDTKHSDHDDEIDGEDDAESRRDIPTEEAVGAESRRGVPTQETDVASESRNFGSKNVGPSSSRSKVNKKRSRIVKAGQAVADVIRESVESRDKILSHKNHLIENHPEFSCSQLRAMEVLHSLSAVRMWSPLYKASINHLKEDAANRQTFLFYGDDENRVLYLEFATGESRDH encoded by the exons ATGACATCCATCCCTGGAACTGAT AATCTTACATGGAGTGACGAACAAACACGCTTCTTTCTTCAACTAAGACTTGATGATAATCTGAAAGGAAACATAAGAAAACAGATGGTTAATGAGGCTGGGAGACAGGCGATAATAGATAAGTTCTATGAGGCATTTGGTGTAAAAATTCCATGGAGAAAATTTGGGATAAAGTACAATACTTGCAAGAAGCAGTATGAGTCTTTTAAGAAGTTGACTCGGAACAGAACGGGGCTTGGTTTTGATTCAACCGGATTCATCAACATGAGTGAGGACTGGTGGAATGAGCGATGCAAG GAGTGGCCAGGTGCTAGAAAATTTAAAGACAAGCCGATAGCAAATATGGATTTGATGGAGAAGGTATTTGGGACAGTTTATATTAGTGGAGGTGAAGGTTGGTCTGCTCAGCAAGGTGAAGATGTTTTAGACACAAAGCACTCAGATCATGATGATGAGATTGATGGTGAGGATGATGCTGAGTCAAGACGTGATATTCCTACTGAAGAAGCTGTTGGAGCTGAATCAAGGCGTGGTGTCCCTACTCAAGAAACTGATGTTGCATCTGAATCAAGAAATTTTGGATCAAAGAATGTTGGCCCCTCTTCTTCTAGGTCAAAGGTTAATAAGAAAAGATCAAGGATTGTAAAAGCAGGACAAGCTGTGGCTGATGTGATTAGGGAGAGTGTTGAGTCTAGAGACAAGATTCTTTCCCACAAGAATCATCTAATAGAGAATCATCCCGAGTTTAGTTGTAGTCAACTTCGAGCCATGGAGGTTCTTCACTCCTTGTCTGCTGTAAGGATGTGGTCTCCTCTCTACAAAGCTTCAATTAACCACCTCAAAGAAGATGCTGCGAATCGTCAGACTTTCTTGTTTTATGGAGATGATGAGAACAGGGTTCTTTATTTGGAGTTTGCAACTGGTGAAAGCAGAGATCATTGA
- the LOC106427810 gene encoding uncharacterized protein LOC106427810 isoform X2, which produces MVNEAGRQAIIDKFYEAFGVKIPWRKFGIKYNTCKKQYESFKKLTRNRTGLGFDSTGFINMSEDWWNERCKEWPGARKFKDKPIANMDLMEKVFGTVYISGGEGWSAQQGEDVLDTKHSDHDDEIDGEDDAESRRDIPTEEAVGAESRRGVPTQETDVASESRNFGSKNVGPSSSRSKVNKKRSRIVKAGQAVADVIRESVESRDKILSHKNHLIENHPEFSCSQLRAMEVLHSLSAVRMWSPLYKASINHLKEDAANRQTFLFYGDDENRVLYLEFATGESRDH; this is translated from the exons ATGGTTAATGAGGCTGGGAGACAGGCGATAATAGATAAGTTCTATGAGGCATTTGGTGTAAAAATTCCATGGAGAAAATTTGGGATAAAGTACAATACTTGCAAGAAGCAGTATGAGTCTTTTAAGAAGTTGACTCGGAACAGAACGGGGCTTGGTTTTGATTCAACCGGATTCATCAACATGAGTGAGGACTGGTGGAATGAGCGATGCAAG GAGTGGCCAGGTGCTAGAAAATTTAAAGACAAGCCGATAGCAAATATGGATTTGATGGAGAAGGTATTTGGGACAGTTTATATTAGTGGAGGTGAAGGTTGGTCTGCTCAGCAAGGTGAAGATGTTTTAGACACAAAGCACTCAGATCATGATGATGAGATTGATGGTGAGGATGATGCTGAGTCAAGACGTGATATTCCTACTGAAGAAGCTGTTGGAGCTGAATCAAGGCGTGGTGTCCCTACTCAAGAAACTGATGTTGCATCTGAATCAAGAAATTTTGGATCAAAGAATGTTGGCCCCTCTTCTTCTAGGTCAAAGGTTAATAAGAAAAGATCAAGGATTGTAAAAGCAGGACAAGCTGTGGCTGATGTGATTAGGGAGAGTGTTGAGTCTAGAGACAAGATTCTTTCCCACAAGAATCATCTAATAGAGAATCATCCCGAGTTTAGTTGTAGTCAACTTCGAGCCATGGAGGTTCTTCACTCCTTGTCTGCTGTAAGGATGTGGTCTCCTCTCTACAAAGCTTCAATTAACCACCTCAAAGAAGATGCTGCGAATCGTCAGACTTTCTTGTTTTATGGAGATGATGAGAACAGGGTTCTTTATTTGGAGTTTGCAACTGGTGAAAGCAGAGATCATTGA
- the LOC125591901 gene encoding putative nuclease HARBI1, with protein sequence MNDSEVQCYEILRMNQATFNSLCKILSEKYQLEETCHVYLEESVAMFLEMAGQDLSVRALAERYQHSSDTVNRKIDEVLSSLLKLAADIVKPERDEFASASPILVDDPRYYPFFKDCVGALDGTHVPVRPPSGNADPFRGRKGEPTMNVLAICNFSMKFIYAYVGVPGRAHDTKVLTYCAKEEASFPHPPVGKYYLVDSGYPTRTGYLGPHRRTRYHLDQFVRGGPPTNSRELFNRKHSGLRSVIERTFGIWKAKWRILDRKHPKYELNKWVKIVTATMALHNFIRDSNHEDCDFAHWERVEEYEHHGDEDDHVAYVPAGDRVMEAMRDSITEEMARGFRLPY encoded by the coding sequence ATGAACGATTCCGAGGTACAGTGCTATGAGATTCTTCGCATGAACCAAGCAACATTTAATAGCTTATGTAAGATACTATCAGAGAAGTATCAGCTAGAAGAGACTTGCCATGTTTACTTAGAGGAGAGTGTAGCAATGTTTTTAGAGATGGCTGGACAAGATTTATCCGTACGGGCTTTAGCTGAGAGATACCAACATTCATCTGACACAGTGAATAGGAAGATAGATGAGGTTTTAAGTTCTTTGTTGAAACTTGCAGCAGACATTGTGAAACCTGAAAGGGATGAGTTTGCAAGTGCTAGTCCTATTCTAGTAGATGATCCGCGATATTATCCTTTTTTTAAGGATTGCGTAGGTGCTTTAGATGGAACTCATGTGCCGGTTCGTCCTCCTTCTGGGAATGCCGATCCATTCAGAGGTAGAAAAGGAGAACCAACTATGAATGTCTTAGCCATATGTAATTTCAGCATGAAATTCATATATGCTTATGTTGGGGTTCCTGGGAGAGCACATGATACAAAAGTGTTGACATATTGTGCTAAGGAAGAAGCTTCTTTTCCTCATCCTCCAGTTGGAAAGTATTATCTAGTAGACTCTGGATACCCAACTAGAACTGGTTATTTAGGACCTCACCGTAGAACTAGATATCACCTGGATCAGTTTGTTAGAGGAGGACCACCGACAAACAGCAGAGAGTTATTCAACCGAAAACATTCTGGCTTGCGTTCGGTAATTGAGAGAACATTTGGAATATGGAAGGCTAAGTGGAGGATTCTTGACAGGAAGCACCCAAAGTATGAGCTGAATAAATGGGTGAAGATTGTGACAGCAACAATGGCTCTCCACAATTTTATAAGAGATTCAAACCATGAGGATTGTGATTTTGCACATTGGGAAAGAGTGGAAGAATATGAACATCATGGGGATGAAGATGATCATGTTGCATACGTACCAGCTGGAGATAGAGTCATGGAAGCTATGCGAGATTCCATTACTGAAGAGATGGCGAgaggatttcgacttccatacTAG